The proteins below come from a single Mycolicibacterium sp. TY81 genomic window:
- a CDS encoding DUF3558 domain-containing protein — protein sequence MAGKLRLVSALCALVTAGVVVTQTNPVSPTAGDDVELRSTSAPLSSTIKSPIIATTNPSPFDPCDQIPLDAINAMGLGFTPPDHEDGLRCHYDAGNYQMAVEPIVWRTYEQTLPADAVELNIAGHRAAQYWIMKPTDWNDRWWVTCMITFKTSYGLINQSLFYSPIESPDRPDCLQTNLQRANQLVPFYKF from the coding sequence ATGGCCGGGAAACTGCGGCTCGTGTCGGCGCTGTGTGCGCTCGTGACGGCAGGCGTGGTGGTCACACAGACCAACCCGGTGTCACCGACCGCCGGCGACGACGTCGAGCTGCGCTCCACCTCCGCCCCGCTCAGCAGCACCATCAAGTCGCCGATCATCGCCACGACGAACCCGAGCCCATTCGACCCGTGCGACCAGATTCCGCTCGACGCCATCAACGCCATGGGCCTGGGCTTCACCCCGCCCGACCACGAAGACGGCCTGCGCTGCCACTACGACGCCGGTAACTACCAGATGGCCGTCGAGCCGATCGTGTGGCGCACCTACGAGCAGACGCTGCCGGCCGACGCCGTCGAGCTGAACATCGCCGGACACCGCGCCGCGCAGTACTGGATCATGAAGCCGACCGACTGGAATGACCGGTGGTGGGTGACGTGCATGATCACCTTCAAGACCAGCTACGGCCTGATCAACCAGTCGCTGTTCTACTCACCGATCGAGTCGCCGGACCGCCCGGATTGCCTGCAGACCAACCTGCAGCGCGCCAACCAGCTGGTGCCGTTCTACAAGTTCTGA
- a CDS encoding metallophosphoesterase, with protein MSTQPTLWAISDLHIGHTGNKPVTESLHPASPDDWLIVAGDVAERTDDIRWSLDLLRKRFAKVIWVPGNHELWTTNKDPMQIFGKARYDYLVDMCDQMGIVTPEHPFPVWTGPGGAATIVPMFLLYDYSFLPAGTATKAEGLALAKERNVVGTDEFLLSSEPYATRDAWCRDRLNVTRKRLDDLDWMESTVLVNHFPLVREPCDAMFYPEFSLWCGTTATKDWHTRYNAVCSVYGHLHIPRTTYYDGVRFEEVSVGYPREWRRRKPYRWMRQILPDPQYPPGYLNDFGGHFEITQEMREHAQKMQDRINSRRL; from the coding sequence GTGTCGACCCAGCCGACCCTTTGGGCAATCAGTGACCTGCACATCGGGCATACCGGAAACAAGCCGGTCACCGAGTCGCTGCACCCGGCCTCGCCCGACGACTGGCTGATCGTCGCCGGCGATGTCGCCGAGCGCACCGACGACATCCGATGGTCCCTGGACCTGCTGCGCAAGCGTTTCGCCAAGGTCATCTGGGTGCCCGGCAACCACGAACTGTGGACCACCAACAAGGACCCGATGCAGATCTTCGGGAAGGCCCGCTACGACTACCTGGTCGACATGTGCGACCAGATGGGCATCGTGACCCCCGAGCACCCGTTCCCGGTCTGGACCGGCCCCGGAGGCGCGGCGACGATCGTGCCGATGTTTCTGCTGTACGACTACAGCTTCCTGCCCGCGGGCACGGCGACGAAGGCCGAGGGGCTCGCGCTGGCCAAGGAGCGCAACGTCGTCGGCACCGACGAGTTCCTGCTGTCGAGCGAGCCGTACGCCACCCGGGACGCGTGGTGCCGGGACCGGCTGAACGTCACCCGCAAGAGGCTCGACGACCTGGACTGGATGGAGTCCACGGTCCTGGTCAACCACTTCCCGCTGGTGCGCGAGCCCTGCGATGCCATGTTCTATCCGGAGTTCTCGCTGTGGTGCGGCACCACCGCGACCAAGGACTGGCACACCCGCTACAACGCCGTCTGCTCGGTGTACGGCCACCTGCACATCCCGCGCACCACCTACTACGACGGGGTGCGGTTCGAGGAAGTATCGGTCGGCTATCCGCGAGAGTGGCGGCGCCGCAAGCCTTATCGGTGGATGCGCCAAATCCTGCCGGACCCCCAGTACCCACCCGGCTACCTCAACGACTTCGGTGGCCACTTCGAGATCACCCAGGAAATGCGGGAGCACGCGCAGAAGATGCAGGACCGGATCAATTCGAGGCGGTTGTGA